From a single Alkalihalophilus pseudofirmus genomic region:
- a CDS encoding FecCD family ABC transporter permease, translating to MEWINAYHQSKKALLIIIFLIFGTFILNLSTGIMPLSLSEIIQTFLGNGTANQELVLYQLRLPRMIIALLIGAGLAVSGAILQGLSRNALADPGILGINAGAGLAVVLFIFVFKQAGTTGVVSPFALPVFAFIGALTVALLIYSLSFKGGVDPGRLLLIGIGFNALCGALLIIIQLKMDPRDFQQATIWLTGSIWGTQWRYVNALLPWIIVLLPFAFFKAKTMNLLQLSDPVPYALGMNVERERRILLLLAAALAGACVAVGGGISFLGLLAPHLARRLTGPNFYSLLPASALIGMLILLFSDFVGKNLLAPADIPVGIVISVIGAPYLIYMLLTKRGNGVKA from the coding sequence ATGGAATGGATCAATGCATATCATCAATCGAAGAAAGCTCTTCTGATCATCATATTCTTGATTTTCGGGACCTTTATACTTAATCTCTCTACTGGCATTATGCCGCTTTCCTTATCTGAGATTATCCAGACATTCCTTGGAAATGGAACAGCTAATCAAGAACTTGTCCTCTATCAATTAAGGCTGCCGCGTATGATTATAGCGTTGTTAATTGGTGCAGGTCTTGCTGTTTCTGGTGCTATTTTACAAGGACTTTCCCGTAATGCATTAGCGGATCCAGGGATTTTAGGAATCAACGCCGGAGCAGGCCTTGCCGTTGTATTGTTTATCTTTGTTTTCAAACAAGCTGGCACAACAGGTGTTGTCTCTCCATTTGCACTGCCTGTCTTTGCGTTTATTGGTGCACTTACAGTCGCTTTGTTAATCTATTCATTGTCTTTTAAAGGTGGAGTAGATCCTGGCCGGCTGCTATTAATAGGGATCGGCTTTAATGCGTTATGCGGGGCACTTCTTATTATTATTCAACTGAAAATGGACCCAAGAGATTTTCAACAAGCAACCATTTGGTTAACAGGAAGTATTTGGGGCACCCAATGGCGCTATGTTAATGCCCTTCTTCCATGGATCATTGTTTTACTTCCCTTTGCATTTTTTAAAGCGAAAACGATGAATCTGCTGCAGCTTAGTGACCCTGTACCATATGCACTTGGAATGAATGTAGAGCGTGAAAGAAGAATATTGCTGCTGCTTGCTGCGGCATTAGCTGGTGCTTGTGTGGCAGTTGGCGGGGGTATTTCTTTCTTAGGTTTATTAGCACCTCATCTTGCAAGGCGTTTAACCGGACCAAACTTCTACAGCCTTCTGCCCGCCTCAGCGCTGATCGGCATGCTTATTCTGCTCTTTTCCGATTTTGTAGGAAAGAATCTCTTAGCTCCGGCTGATATTCCAGTGGGTATCGTCATTTCTGTCATTGGCGCCCCCTATCTAATTTACATGCTTCTTACTAAACGAGGTAATGGGGTTAAAGCATAA
- a CDS encoding FecCD family ABC transporter permease, which translates to MSILSKTSKTRSFLSKNGHPGRWMIAGLCGVLVSLIFSIGLGAVWIPPSIILDSLTSFTPDLIEHQLIHEVRIPRALTAALVGAALAVAGTLMQGLTRNPLADPSIIGITQGSALFIAIALAFFTNLSYWLLLGWSFMGAALGAILVLLFSVVSKEQLSPVTLTLAGAALSMLFSSLSTGIALYYQVSQDLSFWFAGGLSGAKWIHVYILFPTVIAGLAIAFIMSRSLTTLTMGDDIATGLGHSLHLVRWLSLAAVVLLSGTAVSIAGAIGFIGLVVPHIVRSLVGVDYRYILPLSAILGSFLLVVADIGARMINPPFETPVGAITALIGVPFFLYLARVKGRSM; encoded by the coding sequence ATGTCAATACTATCGAAAACAAGTAAAACAAGAAGTTTTTTATCTAAAAATGGCCATCCCGGCCGCTGGATGATTGCAGGATTATGCGGAGTATTAGTTAGTCTAATATTCTCAATCGGTCTCGGTGCGGTGTGGATTCCCCCTTCTATTATTCTAGATTCACTTACATCCTTTACCCCTGATTTAATTGAGCATCAGCTTATTCACGAGGTTCGTATACCTAGAGCCTTAACTGCGGCCTTGGTTGGAGCCGCTTTAGCTGTGGCAGGAACACTTATGCAGGGGTTGACTCGAAACCCTCTTGCTGACCCTTCCATAATCGGGATCACTCAAGGGTCCGCTCTCTTTATTGCTATAGCATTAGCCTTTTTTACTAATCTTTCGTACTGGCTTCTTCTTGGCTGGTCTTTTATGGGGGCAGCTCTTGGAGCCATTTTGGTCTTACTATTCTCTGTGGTATCAAAAGAACAGTTATCTCCCGTCACACTTACGCTCGCCGGAGCAGCTCTTAGTATGTTATTTAGTTCATTATCTACTGGCATTGCTCTTTATTATCAAGTCTCTCAAGATTTAAGCTTTTGGTTTGCTGGGGGATTATCGGGAGCAAAGTGGATTCATGTGTACATACTTTTTCCTACAGTCATTGCAGGTTTAGCCATTGCCTTTATCATGAGCCGCTCTCTAACTACGCTTACAATGGGAGATGACATCGCCACAGGACTCGGCCATTCGCTTCATCTAGTAAGGTGGCTGAGCCTAGCAGCCGTTGTTTTATTATCAGGAACTGCGGTGTCAATTGCTGGAGCTATTGGCTTTATCGGTTTAGTCGTACCTCATATTGTTCGGTCTCTTGTGGGTGTTGATTACAGGTATATCCTTCCACTAAGTGCTATTCTAGGATCATTTTTACTAGTTGTTGCTGATATAGGAGCGAGGATGATTAACCCGCCTTTTGAGACACCTGTAGGCGCTATCACTGCTCTTATCGGTGTGCCCTTTTTTCTATATTTAGCTCGTGTGAAAGGAAGAAGTATGTAA
- a CDS encoding helix-turn-helix transcriptional regulator, protein MTTNYECILQLKFASFHMLNQCEMLDVSTERNEIILLYIEMGEVQVKKADTQSTYQEGEVFWAHKTDRIYAFNHEVKLYVANVWIDYDRLKELSLPLLNKAPKSKISPLWEGLLSVSKDSFNNYCKQQTLFWSLLDLITQEHTSYPGKMEIIIEEITNHIVDPHMEPLTVSELAKKANMTPASFSRAFKRHTGSSPKEFINSCRIKKAKELMREKKDITLKEVADLAGFQDEFYFSKLFKKKEGVAPSIFKKELP, encoded by the coding sequence ATGACTACAAATTATGAGTGTATTCTTCAGCTAAAGTTTGCTTCTTTTCACATGTTAAATCAGTGCGAGATGCTTGATGTTTCGACCGAAAGAAATGAAATAATATTACTATACATAGAAATGGGTGAAGTACAGGTGAAGAAAGCAGATACGCAGAGTACTTATCAGGAGGGAGAGGTTTTCTGGGCTCATAAAACAGATAGAATCTATGCTTTTAATCATGAAGTTAAACTTTATGTTGCGAATGTTTGGATAGATTACGATAGATTAAAAGAACTGTCTTTACCTTTGCTAAACAAAGCACCAAAATCTAAAATTTCCCCCTTGTGGGAAGGGCTTCTTAGTGTTTCAAAAGATTCTTTTAATAATTACTGTAAACAACAGACTCTTTTCTGGAGCTTGCTAGATTTAATTACGCAAGAGCATACATCGTACCCTGGGAAAATGGAAATCATTATTGAAGAAATTACTAATCATATAGTTGACCCTCATATGGAACCTCTTACTGTTTCAGAGCTTGCAAAGAAGGCTAATATGACGCCTGCATCATTTTCAAGAGCGTTTAAAAGACATACGGGGTCTTCTCCTAAAGAGTTTATAAACAGCTGTCGTATAAAAAAAGCAAAGGAGCTAATGAGAGAGAAAAAGGATATTACATTAAAAGAAGTTGCAGACCTTGCTGGATTTCAAGATGAATTTTACTTTAGTAAATTGTTTAAGAAAAAAGAAGGAGTAGCTCCATCTATCTTTAAAAAAGAATTGCCGTGA
- a CDS encoding ABC transporter substrate-binding protein: MRRRWTLLALLCLIAVTLLAACGNSSEESTGATAEEDSETVEETEENSSEESSENESPSSYTVEHLYGETEVPANPEKVVVLSHVSWEGSLVSVGVEPYAVMAYDNEFPPHLTEELENVMALPYSDEINPEEIVQLDPDLLIISDRYQPLYEQLSDSIPTVVVEVGGDWRDDHLKVTEAVGKLEEGQKVIDELEAEAEDIGERIREAVGEETFMAVSINKQDIRVYGRNNHATNALLFDDLKLTPAENIPDDFGENISIEGLVKYNPDHIIDVTYFNSGEFYDNVTQGEVWNGLNAVKEDNVHTLTTTWGFWDPIERQKGLKEIENLLLGE; this comes from the coding sequence ATGAGAAGAAGATGGACACTATTGGCTTTGTTATGCTTGATTGCAGTGACTTTATTAGCTGCATGCGGTAATAGTTCGGAAGAGTCTACTGGGGCTACGGCAGAAGAAGATTCCGAAACAGTAGAAGAGACAGAAGAGAATAGTTCAGAAGAGTCAAGTGAGAATGAATCACCTAGCAGTTACACTGTTGAACATTTGTATGGTGAAACAGAAGTGCCGGCTAATCCAGAAAAGGTAGTAGTATTATCACATGTGTCATGGGAAGGTTCATTAGTTTCTGTTGGAGTCGAGCCTTATGCTGTAATGGCGTATGACAACGAGTTTCCTCCGCATTTAACAGAAGAGTTAGAGAACGTAATGGCACTTCCATATTCTGATGAGATTAACCCAGAAGAAATTGTTCAGTTAGATCCTGATTTGCTTATTATCAGCGACCGTTATCAACCGTTATATGAGCAGCTTTCTGATTCGATCCCAACTGTCGTAGTAGAAGTTGGCGGGGACTGGAGAGATGACCATTTAAAAGTAACTGAAGCTGTAGGGAAACTTGAAGAAGGTCAAAAAGTGATTGATGAGCTAGAAGCAGAGGCAGAAGATATTGGCGAGCGTATTCGTGAGGCGGTTGGTGAAGAAACATTTATGGCTGTTTCCATTAACAAGCAAGACATTCGTGTGTATGGAAGAAACAATCATGCAACCAATGCTTTATTGTTTGATGATCTTAAGCTGACGCCAGCAGAGAACATTCCTGATGACTTTGGTGAAAATATCTCGATTGAGGGCTTAGTGAAGTACAATCCAGATCATATTATTGACGTCACATACTTTAATAGCGGTGAATTTTATGACAACGTCACTCAAGGTGAGGTATGGAATGGGTTAAATGCTGTTAAAGAAGATAATGTGCATACATTAACAACAACTTGGGGATTTTGGGATCCAATTGAACGTCAAAAAGGTTTAAAAGAAATTGAAAACCTTTTATTAGGAGAGTAG
- a CDS encoding IucA/IucC family protein yields the protein MQSTAKLIAEQASFKAFLNCYVREMDVREVVRLEEAEDQEVKKQMNEPYILFISLPHQSLTYAIGVTYKSLVGTHSFGNVYKQSPYCSEWVQEEKLQAMITLIRELHMRANAESRAGDSHFDELLLRLIDSYQTMAQFIDHAIKKEETASPRSREFIDFEQSLVFGHWLHPTPKSRQGIASWQHERFSPEKNGHFQLHYFKVNNSLIVDQSDGDASCGELLLRELEIREQPPGWSLLPVHPLQAQWLITQPQVKTLMDKGLIEEAGAMGPEFYATSSIRTVYNKKSNWMFKFSIPVKVTNSLRNNQKHELYAGRNMTKLLKKLPLLKEYPSFQFIHDPAFLTVNIPGMKESGFEVIIRSNPFTNGNVAGVTPIAALIQDALPGRKSMLQQLIEELAMDEGRSQEDVSFDWFKNYFEKTVIPLIHLYDTYGIALEAHQQNSLIDLSAGYPASFYYRDNQGYYLSTQYRERLLKMEESLQKTPELFYEEKLIEERFTYYLFINHLFSIVYRFGADGLLEENVILDYIQDQLKEMYTLCHGAGKRLLEMLLTREKLAFKANLLTRFHDVDELTAALEQAVYATLDNPFTSKEKGEVPYAGRESAKV from the coding sequence ATGCAAAGCACAGCCAAGCTAATTGCAGAACAAGCTTCATTTAAAGCATTCTTGAATTGCTATGTACGTGAGATGGATGTTAGAGAGGTAGTAAGGCTAGAGGAGGCAGAAGATCAAGAGGTTAAAAAACAAATGAATGAACCCTATATCCTTTTTATATCTCTGCCCCATCAATCACTTACATATGCAATTGGAGTAACGTATAAGTCCCTTGTAGGCACTCATTCTTTCGGAAACGTATATAAGCAATCCCCCTATTGTAGTGAGTGGGTACAAGAAGAGAAGCTGCAAGCAATGATTACACTCATCCGAGAATTACATATGAGAGCAAATGCTGAATCAAGAGCAGGGGATTCTCATTTCGATGAATTACTCCTTAGGCTAATAGATAGCTATCAAACAATGGCACAATTCATTGACCACGCAATAAAAAAAGAAGAAACAGCCTCTCCTAGAAGTCGAGAATTTATTGATTTTGAACAGTCGCTGGTATTTGGTCACTGGCTTCATCCTACTCCAAAAAGCAGACAAGGGATCGCAAGCTGGCAGCATGAACGCTTTAGTCCAGAGAAGAATGGACATTTTCAATTGCATTATTTTAAGGTGAACAATTCTCTCATTGTTGATCAAAGTGATGGCGACGCATCTTGCGGAGAATTACTTTTACGTGAGTTAGAGATTAGAGAGCAGCCACCTGGTTGGTCCTTGCTGCCAGTCCATCCATTACAAGCACAATGGCTTATAACTCAGCCTCAAGTAAAAACATTAATGGATAAAGGCTTAATTGAAGAAGCAGGTGCAATGGGGCCGGAATTCTATGCTACTTCATCCATTAGAACAGTGTATAACAAGAAAAGTAACTGGATGTTTAAGTTTTCCATACCGGTGAAGGTAACGAATTCACTGCGTAATAACCAAAAACATGAATTGTACGCAGGCCGCAATATGACAAAGCTATTAAAGAAACTCCCTTTGCTTAAAGAATACCCTTCTTTTCAATTTATTCATGACCCAGCATTTCTTACTGTAAATATTCCAGGAATGAAAGAGAGCGGGTTTGAGGTCATTATTAGATCGAACCCTTTTACAAATGGAAATGTAGCCGGTGTGACTCCAATCGCAGCACTTATTCAAGATGCACTTCCTGGGAGGAAATCGATGCTCCAACAGCTTATAGAGGAACTGGCAATGGATGAGGGGAGAAGTCAAGAAGATGTTAGTTTTGATTGGTTTAAGAACTATTTTGAGAAGACGGTCATACCACTCATCCATTTATATGATACGTATGGGATTGCCTTAGAAGCTCACCAGCAAAACAGCTTAATTGATCTTTCTGCCGGCTACCCTGCTTCTTTTTATTACCGCGATAACCAGGGGTATTACCTATCCACACAATATAGAGAACGACTCTTGAAAATGGAGGAATCCTTACAGAAAACACCTGAGCTCTTTTATGAAGAGAAGCTGATCGAAGAACGGTTTACGTATTATTTATTTATAAATCATTTGTTTTCTATTGTTTATCGTTTCGGGGCAGATGGTCTACTAGAAGAGAATGTAATACTTGACTATATTCAAGATCAACTCAAAGAGATGTATACCTTATGTCATGGTGCTGGCAAGAGATTACTAGAGATGCTTCTTACGAGAGAAAAGTTAGCTTTTAAAGCAAATTTACTCACTAGATTTCATGATGTAGATGAACTTACTGCAGCTCTAGAACAAGCTGTTTACGCAACGCTTGATAATCCATTTACATCTAAAGAAAAAGGAGAGGTCCCTTATGCAGGTAGAGAAAGTGCCAAAGTCTAA
- a CDS encoding IucA/IucC family protein has protein sequence MQVEKVPKSKAALRVRKQLVEAILFEKMLPYKEERVSRELSHFFIHGRSATFRCTGKISAFGRIRIEEELVYKLTSSGEIHQAVIAEFIAELNPEAEIGRLLLQELEQTIYLTDWNEEHIPQLLSRRQINGLDLDSAIIEGHPYHPCFKARTGFTVRDHKIYGPEAGQEFSLVWLAVKRKDLKFNYPKEEQSFWQKELGTNQWRDLVLALCQKGGQLDEYTFLPVHPWQWDAIKEQYADSLESYDIIELGEFGDLYRATQSVRTLMNRSNPQRAMIKLSMNMVHTSSVRTLVPHSVCTAPALSDWLHKVLLSDDYLLDKGVVMLKEYAGALFEPKGCQSNDSSGQLAVIWRENITNYLKSNEEFIPFNAILLKEKDGHLFISEWIKKYGVEKWVTQLIKTAVIPVWHLLVNHGIALEAHSQNMLLIHKEGWPLRVALRDFHESVEYVDSFLKSKESLPDFTQLDEVYNGAKDNQYYWMQEVEALRELVMDTLFVYNLSELSFLLDREGFISEEQFWELVDKELTDYISCFPENRERAAHIDYRRENIMAESLLKKKLNRESQIEHRHLVSNSLAINKDTRRAEHVLC, from the coding sequence ATGCAGGTAGAGAAAGTGCCAAAGTCTAAAGCTGCTCTTAGAGTAAGGAAGCAGCTAGTTGAAGCAATACTATTTGAGAAGATGCTTCCTTATAAAGAGGAGAGGGTTAGTAGGGAGCTTAGTCACTTTTTTATACATGGAAGGTCAGCTACGTTTAGGTGTACAGGAAAGATATCTGCATTTGGACGGATTCGTATTGAGGAGGAGCTGGTTTACAAACTAACCTCAAGCGGGGAGATCCATCAAGCGGTCATTGCTGAATTTATTGCAGAGTTAAATCCAGAGGCAGAGATAGGCCGCCTTCTTCTACAAGAACTAGAGCAAACGATTTACTTAACAGATTGGAACGAAGAACACATACCCCAGCTTTTATCGAGAAGACAGATAAATGGGCTTGATTTAGATTCGGCCATCATAGAAGGACATCCATATCATCCATGTTTTAAAGCAAGAACGGGATTTACGGTGCGGGACCACAAAATATATGGTCCGGAGGCCGGACAAGAATTTTCGTTAGTATGGCTTGCTGTGAAAAGGAAAGACCTGAAATTTAATTATCCTAAAGAAGAACAAAGCTTCTGGCAGAAAGAGTTAGGCACGAACCAATGGAGGGATCTAGTCTTAGCCTTATGCCAAAAAGGGGGGCAGCTTGATGAGTACACTTTTTTACCTGTCCATCCTTGGCAATGGGACGCAATAAAGGAACAATATGCGGACTCCCTAGAAAGCTATGACATCATTGAATTAGGTGAATTTGGAGATTTATATAGAGCTACCCAATCTGTTCGAACGCTCATGAATCGGTCTAATCCACAGAGAGCCATGATCAAGCTATCTATGAATATGGTTCATACCTCTTCTGTCAGGACGCTGGTGCCGCACTCTGTTTGCACAGCTCCGGCTCTATCTGATTGGCTGCATAAGGTCCTTTTATCAGATGACTATTTACTAGATAAAGGTGTAGTGATGTTAAAAGAATACGCAGGGGCATTATTTGAGCCAAAAGGTTGTCAAAGTAATGATTCGTCTGGTCAATTAGCTGTTATCTGGCGGGAGAACATAACAAACTATTTGAAGAGTAATGAAGAATTTATTCCTTTTAACGCAATATTGCTAAAAGAGAAAGATGGTCATTTATTCATCTCCGAGTGGATCAAAAAATACGGAGTAGAAAAATGGGTTACTCAATTAATTAAGACGGCAGTTATTCCTGTTTGGCATCTATTAGTTAACCACGGCATCGCTCTTGAGGCGCATAGCCAAAACATGCTATTGATTCATAAAGAGGGCTGGCCGCTCAGGGTGGCACTGAGAGATTTTCACGAGAGCGTTGAATATGTCGATTCCTTTCTTAAAAGCAAGGAAAGTTTGCCCGATTTTACGCAGCTTGATGAAGTATATAACGGAGCAAAGGACAATCAATATTATTGGATGCAAGAAGTAGAAGCCCTACGCGAACTTGTGATGGATACGTTGTTTGTGTATAACCTTTCTGAGTTGTCATTCCTGCTTGATAGGGAAGGTTTCATTTCTGAAGAGCAGTTCTGGGAGCTTGTAGATAAAGAACTAACTGACTATATAAGTTGTTTTCCGGAAAATAGAGAGAGAGCGGCCCATATCGACTATAGAAGAGAGAATATCATGGCGGAATCATTATTAAAAAAGAAGCTAAATCGAGAAAGCCAGATCGAACATAGGCATTTGGTGTCAAACTCGCTTGCTATAAATAAAGACACACGGAGGGCAGAACATGTTCTATGTTAA
- a CDS encoding AMP-binding protein, translating to MFYVNDTYYSHQDLDEQFKVFDQLDYLKECDRHRIAVCHEDAFILLALYFYIKKKGGSVAPIHAKNPLGAAIRTAEHTKSHYLIHHDIESPIQLKKEGDDHSGSLIQLSSGTTGEPKCIERSWASIDRELENYNVKLSINMVTTSIVACPVNHSYGLISGVLAAMKRGSVPVIITNPNPKYIVKKLKEYPVHILYAAPTLLYTLSRLLPIEERFYAVMTSGTLLPDAWFRLLQKKSQRVLQQYGCSEAGCVSVNANVSEANAIGKVLSHLDVTSGQGKENPEEILIKIDKQTIQTKDLGYFDEQGTLHFLERIDEMINVAGLNVYPHEVENIIRSYKGIQDTVVFKKRDDYAGERVCALYSSEEEIDPINLRQWCQNNLAPYQVPVEWVRVKKVDRMANGKVSRKKLGGVYA from the coding sequence ATGTTCTATGTTAACGATACGTATTATTCACACCAAGACCTAGACGAGCAATTTAAGGTATTTGACCAGCTTGATTACTTAAAAGAGTGCGATCGTCATCGAATCGCTGTCTGTCATGAAGATGCATTTATCTTATTAGCGTTGTACTTTTATATAAAGAAAAAAGGTGGGTCAGTCGCGCCGATACATGCAAAGAATCCACTAGGGGCAGCAATTCGGACGGCTGAACATACCAAATCACATTATTTAATTCATCATGATATCGAAAGTCCGATTCAATTAAAGAAAGAGGGAGATGATCACAGCGGCTCTCTAATTCAATTGAGTTCAGGGACCACGGGAGAGCCTAAGTGTATTGAACGGTCCTGGGCCTCTATTGATAGGGAACTAGAGAATTATAATGTCAAGCTCTCTATTAATATGGTCACAACATCGATTGTCGCATGCCCTGTAAATCATTCGTACGGGTTAATAAGCGGGGTGTTGGCAGCAATGAAAAGAGGGTCTGTGCCAGTCATTATTACGAATCCCAATCCAAAATACATTGTGAAAAAATTAAAAGAATACCCTGTACATATCCTCTATGCTGCACCGACATTATTGTATACCTTGTCAAGGTTGCTGCCAATAGAGGAACGTTTTTACGCTGTTATGACCTCTGGCACACTTTTACCGGATGCTTGGTTTCGGCTGCTTCAAAAAAAATCACAACGAGTGCTGCAACAATACGGCTGCTCAGAAGCAGGATGTGTAAGTGTGAATGCAAATGTATCAGAAGCAAATGCAATCGGGAAGGTATTGTCTCATCTAGATGTGACGAGCGGGCAAGGCAAAGAAAACCCTGAAGAGATACTCATTAAAATAGACAAACAAACAATCCAAACAAAAGATTTAGGATATTTTGATGAGCAAGGGACTCTTCATTTTCTTGAGCGAATCGATGAGATGATCAATGTCGCTGGATTAAATGTGTACCCGCATGAAGTGGAAAATATCATTCGTTCGTATAAAGGAATACAAGATACAGTCGTATTTAAAAAAAGAGACGACTATGCTGGTGAACGTGTATGTGCGCTTTATTCTAGTGAAGAAGAAATTGATCCAATCAATCTCAGACAATGGTGTCAAAATAATCTAGCACCTTATCAAGTGCCTGTTGAGTGGGTACGAGTAAAGAAAGTTGATAGAATGGCGAATGGAAAAGTGAGCCGTAAAAAGCTTGGAGGGGTTTATGCATGA
- the asbD gene encoding petrobactin biosynthesis protein AsbD — MTEEKAITLLYDILEKHLNLPAIDAFHKEARLNEDLCMDSVMILQLILHLEVDYGIEVPDDELAPNDFYTVSSLAQFISSVTKQSSIGDML, encoded by the coding sequence ATGACAGAAGAGAAGGCAATTACACTTTTATATGATATTTTAGAAAAACATCTTAATTTGCCTGCTATAGATGCTTTTCATAAGGAAGCTAGATTAAATGAAGATCTATGCATGGATTCAGTGATGATCTTACAGCTTATCCTGCACCTTGAAGTCGATTATGGGATAGAGGTGCCAGACGATGAGCTGGCTCCTAATGATTTCTATACAGTCTCAAGCTTGGCACAGTTTATTTCTTCTGTAACAAAGCAAAGTAGTATAGGTGATATGTTGTGA
- a CDS encoding DUF6005 family protein, translated as MIKVHCFVSCVCEVIKKNEGLDHRPFYFGVWDADFDITEDYVLSYHSEIINHDFFCTWYEHLYGIKLNRWYQDELSKEENVENMLKLMEDKPSGRHLMVMLDLSLLPERENKFHQRPFPHYVMLDTTSNPEEWMMFDPDFRWEGTLLKKKILNAIMEPTVGGGYYFDERELVKPTDETIEAYFNTCLKLDCNPMTEGIRSIVAAFTEGERSNELHELGNSLKQIPVLAIRKYAYEHAFAYFFNELELDEEEFEMWCDEIERLVKGYTTVQYRAMKLAMTRDEKHQEAIHMQLDHQDKRETAIKHALKQYFEKWSNRQNQVGQDNMNKKRLEEEGHQILSLS; from the coding sequence GTGATTAAAGTACATTGTTTTGTGAGCTGTGTGTGTGAAGTTATTAAAAAAAATGAGGGATTAGATCACCGGCCATTCTACTTCGGTGTATGGGATGCGGACTTTGACATTACAGAGGATTATGTGCTTTCTTATCACTCTGAAATTATAAATCATGACTTTTTTTGTACTTGGTATGAGCATCTATATGGAATCAAGTTAAATCGCTGGTATCAAGATGAACTGTCTAAGGAAGAGAATGTAGAGAATATGCTTAAGCTTATGGAAGATAAGCCTAGTGGACGCCATCTCATGGTCATGCTTGATTTATCGTTGCTGCCAGAGCGTGAAAATAAATTTCACCAGCGCCCTTTTCCTCATTACGTCATGCTGGATACCACTAGCAATCCAGAAGAGTGGATGATGTTTGACCCTGACTTTCGATGGGAAGGCACTCTTTTAAAAAAGAAAATTTTAAATGCGATTATGGAACCTACAGTGGGCGGCGGCTATTATTTTGATGAAAGAGAGCTGGTAAAGCCAACAGATGAAACGATTGAAGCTTATTTTAATACATGTTTGAAACTTGATTGCAACCCGATGACTGAAGGTATACGTTCTATCGTGGCTGCCTTTACAGAGGGGGAGCGCAGCAATGAACTTCATGAATTAGGTAACAGTTTAAAACAAATTCCGGTCCTGGCTATCAGGAAATATGCCTATGAACATGCATTTGCTTATTTTTTCAACGAGCTGGAGTTAGATGAGGAAGAGTTTGAGATGTGGTGTGATGAAATTGAACGTTTAGTTAAAGGATATACAACGGTTCAGTATCGTGCCATGAAGTTAGCGATGACTAGAGACGAGAAACATCAAGAAGCGATCCATATGCAGCTTGATCATCAAGATAAGCGTGAGACAGCCATAAAACATGCACTCAAGCAGTATTTTGAGAAATGGAGCAACAGGCAGAACCAAGTTGGTCAAGATAATATGAACAAAAAGAGGCTAGAAGAGGAAGGGCACCAGATCCTTTCGCTTTCATGA
- a CDS encoding sugar phosphate isomerase/epimerase family protein yields MNVSLCTITFRHHLHSLQEITTWASDQGFNGIELWAVHAKNAIEDAAFHKKNMAEKGLAVSMLSDYLPLNQSVEQLIETTERRANLLKLWGTNKLRTFAGQKASGEVTAEERSHIVKQLQAVCRSLAVHNQLLLIETHPNTLADTLESTLQLIEEVDHQALRINYDALHMWEAGVDPAAGFIALEPYIEHVHLKNITSRDHLRVFAPENVYAAAGTREGMIPLFEGCIDYQRFFRLLSDSLEKVEVSLEWFGEDVFSVLTNDLRQLLKVNQRVGV; encoded by the coding sequence ATGAATGTATCATTATGTACGATTACGTTTAGACATCATTTGCACTCATTACAGGAGATTACGACTTGGGCGAGTGACCAAGGATTCAACGGCATTGAATTATGGGCGGTTCATGCTAAAAATGCAATAGAGGATGCAGCATTTCATAAGAAGAATATGGCTGAAAAAGGGCTGGCCGTTAGTATGCTCAGTGATTACCTGCCGCTTAATCAGTCTGTCGAACAATTAATAGAAACCACAGAAAGGAGAGCTAATTTACTAAAGCTTTGGGGTACAAATAAATTACGAACCTTTGCAGGACAAAAAGCAAGTGGAGAGGTAACTGCAGAGGAAAGGAGTCATATTGTAAAGCAGCTCCAAGCCGTTTGTAGAAGTTTAGCAGTGCATAATCAACTCCTATTAATTGAAACACACCCTAATACGCTGGCTGATACGCTTGAGTCAACGTTGCAATTAATAGAGGAAGTAGATCATCAAGCCCTGCGAATAAATTACGATGCTCTTCACATGTGGGAGGCAGGCGTGGATCCAGCTGCTGGTTTCATTGCGCTAGAACCGTATATCGAACATGTTCACTTAAAAAACATTACCTCAAGAGATCACTTAAGAGTATTTGCACCTGAAAATGTTTATGCTGCAGCTGGAACCCGGGAAGGAATGATTCCATTGTTTGAAGGATGTATCGATTATCAGAGGTTTTTCAGGCTATTGAGTGATTCTCTTGAGAAAGTTGAGGTCTCACTTGAATGGTTTGGAGAAGATGTATTTAGTGTGCTGACAAACGACCTAAGACAACTCCTGAAAGTGAATCAGAGGGTAGGAGTGTAA